In Gossypium arboreum isolate Shixiya-1 chromosome 3, ASM2569848v2, whole genome shotgun sequence, the sequence TTGTTCCTTTTTGTTGGAAATTCACTGCCAAAAAACTCCAAAACTTGTTTCGAGATTCTGGTTGCGTTGCCAAGCTGAGGAATGATTGTAAAGGGGAGCCTTTCGTAACGGATAATGGGAATTACATTGTGGATTTGTATTTGAAGAAAGATATTGGGGATTTGCAGGTGGCAAGCGATGCTATTTTGAGGATTGCTGGTGTGGTTGAGCATGGCATGTTTCTTGCTATGGCCACTACTGTTATAGTTGCAGGGGAGCTTGGAATCACCATCAAGAATAAGTAGTACAAACTCAAactaactttattttaataattagggAATTGCTATTGCAGCTGGGAATGGATTCTTCCTTTTTTGGCATTTATTGATTGATGACAAGAGTTGTCTTGTCTTCTCAAGTTTTGTTATTTTCGTTTTGGACACAAATTTAAGGGAAGAGAAGATTTAGGGATGTTAGGATTGTGAAAGCAGTAGCTGAACTATGAGAATGATGAATGTCAACTGTTCTATGATCATTTTAATCACAAAATCGGTTTATTATTGCATTTGATTTGGAATTTTTGACCCATAGTCAAATTGACATTGAAGCAAAGAGGactttcatcatcttcttcaatatGGCATTCAATTActcttctttttttaaaaaaaaaaaattctgtgATGAATCATCAAATTGCAAATCCCATGGAAGTTCAGTATTGGGTTTTTGAATTCAGAGGCTCGATCaagctaattgaattcatttgaTAGCTTGACCTTATTTCGAGCTAAACTAAATAAACTGTGAACATAGTTGTGTTGGGCAAACTTTTTAAAGTTTTCACAAACTTCATTGGCAAATACTACTGTCCCAAAACATACAAACTAAACAAAAAAATCAAGTCAGACAAACGTCTTACATTTTCAATGGAACGGGGACAAGCAGCACTGACTCTGGATAACAGTTTCCTACTAACATATTAACCAACAAGATTTTCATGGTAGCCGATCAAGCTACATAGCTGGCAGCAATTTAAAGTAAACCACTACATAAAGAGACAATGAAAACAGGGCAAACAAATGCTGCCAGAAGAGAAGTGCCGAAGCTTCTCTAACTGCATAACTCCTCAAACTGGCGATGGCTCCCAATAAAATGGCACTTGGTGTAGTGTATTGCAACAAGAGCACGAATCTGTACATTGCATCATCAGCTACAAGAAGATCCAACTTGCTAGCAAGTGTCACAATCCCTATTCCTAGCAAAGGAAGCACCAACAGCCTTGCCACAATTATGCCGATGGTGGTTCTGAGTCCAAGCTTAGAATCATTTGGACCCTCAGCTAGCATACCCCCGAGAATGAGCATCACAGAAGGAACCATTGCACCTGCTAAAATCTGCAAGCTGTCTGTTATGAAAGACAGGGGAGCATCATATCCAAAGACATAGGATTTTAATTGAGGCACGGTGCCAACAATGATTGCTAGCAAAGATGCAATTGTAGGGGGCTGAAGTATATGCTGTATCGGAGTTTGTTCAGCAACAATTCGAATCTTCCTGACTACTCTAGGTTCAGCCAAGCACCGAATGGACATGGGACTGCTCCCGCTAGTGTCACCATTGATATCAATGTCAGGGAAAGTGGATGTTGAACGACTAGAGATGCTGTTGAAAATCCTGGCAATGAATGGTGTCTTAGAATGTTCGGTCTCTTTTTCTTCAATGCCTGGCCATTCAGCTTCTATAAGAAGAGGCCTGCTGATATCATTTACCGGCCTTTGTTCCTCAATTTCAGTCCCTTCTTCAAGAACTTCATAGAACTGCAACGGCGGTTCCATCATGTGATAAACCAGGGTATAGACAAGAATAACAGCAACCCATTGTGCGAAAGAGACATAGGCCACACCCCTCGAGTGGCAATGAGGCCCAAACGGGGAATTCGAAGTGTGACACACAGATCCAACAATAGCAAGACATAGATTTCCCGTATTGCCAAAGGCAGTCATAACGATGGTAAATCGCTGGTACTCAGGTGGCGGACGACATATAATGACCACCAACAACCCCAGCAAGCAACCAACAAAAGTACTGATTAACACATTGACCGGAATGAACCACCACCGAGCAATGCTATCAATGGTAATACTTTCACCGAGTTCAGTAAAAATTAGGCAGGGCAAGAATAGGGCGAAAACAAGCTTGCTTAGGAGCTTAAATGTGGCTCTTGGAATGATTTGAGTTTTGGGATGTGCAAGAAATAATCCTATGACTGTAAGAGACAAAAGTTTCATCAAAGGCAATATGGCACTTAACAGATCTTCACTATTAGATTTCATATCATTTTTATAAAATTCAGCTAAATATCGAATCATCTTTGGTCTTCCTTCCAAGTTCTCGAATATCAAATAACAATTTTAAAAGTTCTTCCTGCaatataaaaagaagaaaaataattacACAATCGAACAGGTGAAATCCAAGATAATCTCTAAAACCCAATTGAATTGTAATCCGTATAAAGTGGGTTCAACATGATAACACGAAATATCTCAAAATTATCAATAGCCAAAAACTCAAAGAAATACCCAACACCAAGAAACGGATTAATAACATGATCCCTAATCCAGCTAAACCAATGGGAAAACGCAGAGAAGAGTATCCAAGACTTCCATAGATATAGTAATAATAAATCCAATAAATCAGAAAGTACTTCAccgcaaaaattaaaaaaaaaaaatctagaaaAGAAGAAAGAGGTTAAAGATAGAACTTACGGATCAGAACTGCCAGGAGAACTACTAAAGTATTGCAGAGAAGTACAGAGAAGATAAAATTCAAAGATTCACGGGAAACCTGTCAACTCACAAGTAGAGATATGTACGAGATTGAAttacaataattttattttaaatctacTTTTTCTACTTAAtacctaaattttaatttaatttatgattTAATCCTTAAAATATACAATCTTCTCAGTTCGGTACTTAATAATCGAAGCTGTTAAGGTGGCATGCAACTAACACTCTCATTTCTCATGATGTGAACTCATTACtaactagtttttttttttaattatttggtggtatgattaaattatattaaaagtattttaataattaaaataataaattaatttttaaaatttatgttaaaatcaaaatttaaaatagatactattataaataatatattaataaatatttaagttaaaaatagacaaattatctcattatttttatttaataaatatttatttaaaattaaaaattatgattacctaattaaatatttatgtaatatgTTTTAAATAGAATATTCTCTATTTAATATAATCCATTTTATTTAACTTAAATACTTTAGCTATCTAATGAATATGTAAAATACATATttgaaaataatgataaaatctaataaatagataaattatataatttaagaAATACTACTTTTAAAAATGTGatcattgattttattttttttgttaaaatcaaagtttaaaatatataatatataaataaatatttaagttAAATCAAATGGATAAATtatctaattaatttttatttattaaactatttatttaaatttaatctaacaaaaatatatattaaattattcttacttttaaaaattttattgatgATGTGAGAAAACAATAAACATATTATTctataaacaaaattttaaaagcaGTAAGTGATATTATTAAGTGAAatataaaacaaatacataaatataaaataaataaataaaattattttattttattaattagataaaaggaAGTAAAATACATAAATCATACAAAtccttcaaatatatatatatacttccaCAATCCATTTGTTATTGAAATCAACAAATTATCAGTATAATTTTTATAAGCTTTAATGATGAAACACAACTTAAAGCTTAAATACTTGTAAAAGTCTTATTTCAACATTTTATTCTTAGCAGGTTAGCCTTAGGATAGTTTAGGAGTGCAGTGGTCCAAAGTCCAGGTTAAAAGAgctcaaaaaaattatttcttcAATTGGGAAAAAAATTCTTCACCTTTTAAGTTTTTTGACATACACATTATCAATTCATTGCCAGGAAAAAAAAGGGGCTTTCAGCTCTTTCCCATAAATGCTTCATCTCCAACTTCTTGACTTCTCCAAACCTCATTTAGTTCTCAAATTCCAACTTCTACCATTAAAGTTAAAAAAGTTcatcccccaaaaaaaaaaatcaaccgtTACTAGCAttcaaccttttttatttttccaaagcCATGGCAATGGGAGAAATTTTCTACAAATTAAATAGGGTTAAATTTCATTTGAGTAATAatcattcatcaaaatcagaatagAATCAATcaattgaaattattaatttttactttatatatGAGAGATTGAGAGCCTCCCATTTGCGGTCTGCCAGATTTACCATTGTTGCAGGTATAATTCTCCCTCCTTCCTCTTTTTTCTCCCATTGCCATGgttatgaaaaaataaaaaaaggttgaatGCTAGTAACAGTAGATTTTTTTGGGGAAAATTGAAATTCTTTTTTAACTTTAATGGTAGGAGTTGGAATTTGGGAATTAGAGGAGGTTTGGAGAAGTAAGGAGTTGAAGATCAATATTTATGGCTAAAAATTGAAAACTCTaagaatttaattaatttattttagtttgaAACTTTCTCACATTAAGctgaataaatattttttttgggCCCCTTTTAACCTTGGGCCTTGGGAGACTACACTTCAAAACAACTCCCAGGGCCAGCCCTACAAGTACGTTGGTCAAACGATCGAAGTCCTAGAAAATTCAatccataaattaaaaatacaaatcAAACTAAGCTAAGgaaaataacttttcaattctatGTCTTATTGGGATGTTCAACTTCATTTCTCTCTAATACCCATCAATTCATTTCATGTTCATTTCTTTTTGAAtcatttctctctctctctcttttttttgtaatttttaatttttaacatatatatgttttgggttttatttataattttaaatttaaaatcattttataatttttatccaaaaatgattttataatattttcttttttgaaattttaaaattagaaacaaattgataagttttgtaaattttgagggttaaatttattgaattcttTAGAATTacaactaaaatgaaatattttgtaaacattgaagctaaaatttttaaactttttagatttaggatcaaattgatagaatatgtaaacATTAAATAGAAGAAATGTTATTAGGCCAATAAAAAAGCCAGGTCACTTCTTGTCACTTATGATAAATAATTGGAgactaattaaaatatttaaatttaaaagttaagtgattaaataaaaataataattaagtgaataaaataaaataaagtggtAGGCTGAATATTCTTCTAGTTTACCCaagattttaatataataaaggAAAGAATTATAATAGTTAAGCTTGAAACTTGGTTATCTGATATTAAAGTGTAATTGTGAAAGAATGAAAAGTAAATATAAACTAGGATTcaattaagaataaataaatataaaataaaagattaattAATTATATGAAATTGAGTTTGAATTTATGGTGGAAACATTGAAGGATTTTGTAAAATACAAAGACTAAAGGATTGACTTAGAAAGAGagtaaaatataaattacaagggTTAAATCATTCAAATTTAAGGGTTGAATGTTT encodes:
- the LOC108474503 gene encoding protein PIN-LIKES 2-like, yielding MIRYLAEFYKNDMKSNSEDLLSAILPLMKLLSLTVIGLFLAHPKTQIIPRATFKLLSKLVFALFLPCLIFTELGESITIDSIARWWFIPVNVLISTFVGCLLGLLVVIICRPPPEYQRFTIVMTAFGNTGNLCLAIVGSVCHTSNSPFGPHCHSRGVAYVSFAQWVAVILVYTLVYHMMEPPLQFYEVLEEGTEIEEQRPVNDISRPLLIEAEWPGIEEKETEHSKTPFIARIFNSISSRSTSTFPDIDINGDTSGSSPMSIRCLAEPRVVRKIRIVAEQTPIQHILQPPTIASLLAIIVGTVPQLKSYVFGYDAPLSFITDSLQILAGAMVPSVMLILGGMLAEGPNDSKLGLRTTIGIIVARLLVLPLLGIGIVTLASKLDLLVADDAMYRFVLLLQYTTPSAILLGAIASLRSYAVREASALLFWQHLFALFSLSLYVVVYFKLLPAM